One region of Mesomycoplasma ovipneumoniae genomic DNA includes:
- the secDF gene encoding protein translocase subunit SecDF, whose product MKIRNFFVRLFSLNSWKRFFLAFLTFSFLGSGVFLVSNYYISQNINRSIEYGGGAEVLVQVKTLDGKIPSSKVVQEADSAIFQRLTGGANLNGTNVFTEGEGRIRISRNKISNNRELDQFIEEIVNKPTLTITDINTNPLFFDGKFETNLSLENGDESNWLVPFAPGSALSQPNPQNPSSNQVLIELKDNNAQLEWTKATEYISKLPQGQNRILIWSNISELKKIAQEKFPLQWENANKNIYNFLHVGEKTTPDFLPDQKILQPSLKKFQIDAKRYLISDATVSQALNGQSFVITGNFSPQEAKQLALDINYGTADYKLDFLSASFVSKTKSDSAFIAGWIAIGLAIGIISLFLIINYGILGIVATISLSLYVFLTLLFFTIVRGEYSPITISALVVGIGMNIDANVISFELFKSRIYAGNSVIKANSQANRTSFNAIIDSNVTTLIAALVLFFFGTKNVKSFSITLIFSIVFTLIVTIGFTKFFTSFILKADFLQKKNRFWLLGIKNFYFKKYERGYQSVYSRINYEKIYKYSRWTPLVLFLGSLVVFATFAGIYKSFGSGFNLAIDFSGGTNLLIETSNSSFDLINQEKANKIIDFLNSHNINSANSLITLNPLNESSSVFNIEVKTQLDLASKLSSLNSEIQSNFSNIRMTNYSISNEEAQKLIFNAILSVGLALVFVSIFTLIRFKWTFSFAIILSQLFNVLMVFCAIIITRIQISQNLVVAILTLIGYTVNDTIVVFDRIKTKFSETNHVDVYKSEKINQISLEAIKDTAKRSIFTSLTTIFTIIVLMIFYESIDVVFSLTMLIGVIIGTYSSLFVATRIWNKLEAYRNYKKQKRINAKYWNVQKVHEQTFASINDYEK is encoded by the coding sequence ATGAAAATACGCAATTTTTTTGTTAGGTTGTTTTCGCTTAATAGTTGAAAGCGTTTTTTTCTTGCTTTTTTAACATTTTCTTTTCTTGGAAGTGGTGTTTTTCTCGTTTCAAATTACTATATTTCTCAGAACATTAATCGCTCAATTGAATATGGTGGTGGCGCTGAGGTTTTAGTTCAAGTTAAAACTTTAGACGGGAAAATTCCATCTTCAAAAGTTGTTCAGGAGGCAGATTCGGCTATTTTTCAGCGCTTAACCGGCGGGGCTAATTTGAATGGTACCAACGTTTTTACCGAAGGTGAAGGTAGAATAAGAATTTCACGTAATAAAATTTCTAATAACCGTGAATTAGATCAATTTATTGAAGAAATAGTCAATAAACCAACGCTTACAATTACAGATATTAACACAAATCCCCTTTTTTTTGACGGTAAATTCGAAACAAACCTTAGTCTTGAAAATGGTGATGAGTCAAATTGGCTAGTTCCATTTGCTCCTGGTTCTGCCCTTTCACAACCAAATCCCCAAAATCCATCAAGTAATCAAGTATTAATCGAATTAAAAGACAACAATGCTCAATTAGAGTGAACTAAAGCCACTGAATATATTTCAAAATTACCTCAGGGTCAAAACAGAATTTTAATTTGATCTAATATTTCTGAACTTAAAAAAATTGCCCAAGAAAAATTCCCGCTTCAGTGGGAAAATGCTAATAAAAATATATATAATTTTTTGCATGTTGGTGAAAAAACTACCCCTGATTTTTTGCCAGACCAAAAAATTTTGCAACCTTCACTTAAAAAATTTCAGATTGATGCAAAAAGGTATTTAATTTCCGATGCAACAGTTAGTCAAGCTTTAAACGGGCAATCCTTTGTAATTACAGGTAATTTTTCTCCTCAAGAGGCAAAACAATTAGCACTGGATATTAATTATGGTACTGCTGATTATAAATTAGATTTTTTGTCAGCTTCGTTTGTTAGCAAAACTAAATCTGATTCGGCCTTTATTGCTGGATGAATCGCAATTGGGCTAGCCATTGGGATCATTTCGTTATTTTTGATTATAAATTACGGTATTTTAGGAATTGTTGCAACAATTTCACTTTCACTTTATGTCTTTTTGACATTACTTTTTTTCACAATTGTTCGAGGTGAATATTCTCCAATAACCATTTCAGCGCTTGTTGTTGGAATTGGGATGAATATTGATGCAAATGTGATTAGTTTTGAATTATTTAAGTCGAGAATTTATGCTGGTAATTCAGTAATAAAAGCAAATTCGCAGGCTAATCGCACCTCTTTTAATGCAATTATTGACTCAAATGTTACAACACTGATAGCTGCACTTGTTTTGTTCTTTTTTGGAACCAAAAATGTAAAAAGTTTCTCAATTACTCTTATTTTTTCAATTGTCTTTACACTAATAGTGACAATTGGATTTACAAAATTTTTCACAAGCTTTATTCTTAAAGCTGATTTTTTACAAAAAAAGAATAGATTTTGACTCTTAGGTATAAAAAACTTTTACTTCAAAAAATATGAACGTGGTTACCAATCGGTTTATTCACGAATTAATTATGAAAAAATTTATAAATATTCTAGATGAACCCCGCTTGTTTTGTTTTTAGGTTCCTTAGTAGTTTTTGCAACGTTTGCCGGAATTTACAAATCTTTTGGCTCAGGCTTTAATTTAGCTATTGACTTTAGTGGTGGGACAAACTTGCTAATTGAAACATCAAATTCAAGTTTTGATTTGATAAACCAAGAAAAAGCCAATAAAATAATTGATTTTTTAAATTCACATAATATTAATAGCGCAAATTCACTAATAACTTTAAATCCTTTAAACGAATCATCTTCTGTTTTTAATATTGAAGTTAAAACCCAACTAGACTTAGCTTCCAAACTTTCGAGTCTTAATTCGGAAATTCAAAGCAATTTCTCAAATATTCGAATGACAAACTATTCAATTTCAAATGAAGAAGCACAAAAATTAATTTTTAATGCAATACTCTCAGTTGGTTTAGCGCTTGTTTTTGTAAGTATTTTTACACTGATTAGATTTAAATGAACTTTTTCATTTGCAATTATTCTTTCTCAATTATTTAATGTTTTAATGGTCTTTTGTGCGATTATTATTACTCGAATTCAAATATCTCAAAATTTGGTTGTTGCAATTTTAACTCTAATTGGTTATACTGTAAATGATACAATTGTTGTCTTTGATCGTATTAAGACAAAATTTAGCGAAACAAATCACGTTGATGTTTACAAAAGTGAAAAAATTAACCAAATTTCATTAGAAGCAATTAAAGATACAGCTAAAAGATCTATTTTTACATCTCTAACAACAATTTTTACAATCATAGTTTTGATGATTTTCTATGAATCAATTGACGTAGTTTTCAGTTTAACAATGCTTATAGGTGTTATAATCGGAACATATTCTTCATTATTTGTCGCAACTAGAATATGAAATAAATTAGAAGCATATCGAAACTATAAAAAACAAAAAAGAATTAACGCTAAATATTGAAATGTTCAGAAGGTTCATGAACAAACATTTGCAAGCATTAATGACTATGAGAAATAA
- the hisS gene encoding histidine--tRNA ligase has translation MKTFLNSSPKGTYDIVEQESEIFLKIRNIFFEYARKFNFSYIETPIFEHAEIFEKTSQISDIVTKELYKFLDKSNRQLALRPEGTAPIMRAIWQHKLHQVEKKFFYFGPMFRYEKPQKGRFRQFYQAGFEITNYKPDSFFLQILEVILLVTKILENLKIQNYQLKINYLSNSQTRQEYCKALTQYFEKYIDKLEPISKSRLKNNPLRILDDKVESSKDFVKSSPKINDFWSVEDKKNFNSIISIFEKFKINYVIDYSLVRGLDYYDEFVFEFIDNGKILGSKLTFAGGGCYNNLPQKFGMPNFKSIGVAFGIERLIEIFKSNCPIKLTNLDFYLIGFSQDEILKNFELAILLREQNFQVDLNKSPLSIKDGFQKAKKSGAKFAFFFEKDEQPGQISIKNLQTSINKVISLLNIDFKFLRTIIDGETHV, from the coding sequence ATGAAAACATTCTTAAATTCAAGTCCTAAGGGTACTTATGATATTGTCGAGCAAGAAAGTGAAATATTCCTAAAAATCCGTAATATTTTTTTTGAATATGCTAGAAAATTTAATTTCTCATATATTGAAACACCAATTTTTGAACATGCAGAAATTTTCGAAAAAACTAGTCAAATTTCAGATATTGTAACCAAGGAACTCTATAAATTTTTAGATAAATCAAATCGACAATTAGCTTTGAGACCCGAGGGAACTGCGCCAATCATGCGGGCAATTTGACAGCATAAATTACACCAAGTTGAAAAAAAATTTTTTTATTTTGGTCCAATGTTTCGCTATGAAAAACCACAAAAAGGACGTTTTCGTCAGTTTTACCAAGCCGGATTTGAAATTACTAATTATAAACCAGATTCATTTTTTCTACAGATTTTAGAAGTTATTCTTTTAGTTACTAAAATTCTTGAAAATCTTAAAATTCAAAACTACCAACTTAAAATTAATTACCTTTCAAACTCACAAACAAGACAAGAATATTGCAAAGCTTTAACTCAATATTTTGAAAAATATATTGATAAACTTGAACCTATTTCTAAATCACGTCTTAAAAATAACCCTTTGAGAATTCTTGATGACAAAGTAGAATCCTCTAAAGATTTTGTTAAATCATCCCCAAAAATAAACGATTTTTGATCAGTTGAAGACAAAAAAAATTTCAATTCAATAATTTCAATTTTTGAAAAATTTAAAATTAATTACGTGATTGATTATTCTTTAGTTCGAGGACTTGATTATTATGATGAATTTGTTTTTGAATTTATTGATAATGGCAAAATTCTAGGTTCAAAATTAACTTTTGCTGGTGGAGGTTGTTATAATAATTTACCACAAAAATTTGGTATGCCTAATTTTAAAAGTATCGGGGTTGCCTTTGGAATTGAGCGTCTAATAGAAATTTTCAAATCTAATTGCCCCATTAAATTAACAAATTTAGATTTTTATTTAATCGGGTTTAGTCAAGATGAAATCCTTAAAAACTTTGAACTCGCAATTTTACTTCGCGAGCAAAATTTTCAAGTTGATTTAAATAAATCGCCCCTATCAATTAAAGATGGATTCCAAAAAGCAAAAAAATCAGGCGCAAAATTTGCTTTTTTCTTTGAAAAAGATGAACAACCTGGCCAAATATCAATTAAAAATCTGCAAACATCTATTAATAAAGTCATTTCACTTTTAAATATTGATTTTAAATTTTTAAGAACAATTATAGACGGAGAAACTCATGTATAA
- the aspS gene encoding aspartate--tRNA ligase, which yields MYNSKNLSKDQIGNIVSIQGWVQNIRKIKNKTFVVIRDYHGIFQVIIDQNTKKTDKYSKESVVRVEGILSLRSNPNTKIHNGDLEINAINFETLSFSQPIPFEIHNEAHANEDLRLEYRFLDLRREVMQKNLTFRYRVFHYIRSFLFENNFIEIETPILSKSTPEGARSFLVPTRQKGKFFALPQSPQIYKQLLMVSGFEKYFQFARVFRDEDLRKDRQFEFCQLDLEFGFSNFEQISNQIENLIKYLWEKIYSNSEIEFPQLDYDFVIDKYGTDKPDLRFENKLFSLDFLDGQDPLFQGKTRGIFLENVLISKVDYRIFSEKIRQHNANRLLYIHIESGKISYFSFKTDESALKSKLESWLLDNNYQNGTLFLISDNYQETSLALGALRNLLAQKYNLIINKNEFKFAWIINWPLFELDSNQQITSAHHPFTAPVAENIEFLDIDPIKVRAQSYDLVLNGFELGSGSIRINNSELQSKIFRILGLNQDQINLQFGSLLKAFNFGVPPHGGFAFGLDRLIMILLQTNSIRDVIAFPVNSKGLDLLLNSPSSINPELLSEYNIKISDTDKE from the coding sequence ATGTATAATTCAAAAAATTTATCCAAAGATCAAATTGGTAATATAGTTTCAATTCAAGGTTGAGTCCAAAATATTCGTAAAATTAAAAATAAAACCTTTGTGGTAATCCGTGACTATCACGGAATTTTTCAAGTAATTATTGACCAAAATACCAAAAAAACTGATAAATACTCAAAAGAATCTGTTGTTCGTGTTGAGGGTATTTTATCCTTAAGAAGCAATCCAAATACAAAAATTCATAATGGTGATCTTGAAATAAATGCAATAAATTTTGAAACACTTTCATTTTCACAGCCAATTCCGTTTGAAATTCATAACGAGGCTCATGCTAATGAAGATTTACGTTTGGAATACCGATTTTTAGATTTACGCCGAGAAGTAATGCAGAAAAATTTGACTTTTCGTTATAGAGTTTTTCACTATATTCGCTCTTTCCTTTTTGAGAATAATTTTATCGAAATTGAAACCCCGATTTTGTCAAAATCAACACCTGAAGGAGCGAGATCTTTTTTAGTTCCTACTCGACAAAAAGGAAAATTCTTTGCCTTACCGCAGTCACCTCAAATTTATAAGCAACTTTTAATGGTTTCTGGATTTGAAAAATACTTCCAATTTGCCCGTGTTTTTCGTGATGAGGATTTAAGAAAAGACCGCCAATTTGAATTTTGTCAACTAGATCTAGAATTTGGCTTTAGTAATTTTGAGCAAATCTCCAATCAAATTGAAAACCTTATAAAATATTTGTGAGAAAAAATTTACTCTAATTCAGAAATTGAATTTCCACAGCTTGATTATGATTTTGTAATTGACAAATATGGAACCGATAAGCCTGATTTGCGATTTGAAAATAAATTATTTTCTCTTGATTTTCTTGATGGTCAAGACCCACTTTTCCAAGGCAAAACGCGCGGTATTTTTCTTGAAAATGTTTTAATTTCAAAAGTAGATTACCGAATTTTTTCTGAAAAAATAAGACAACATAACGCAAACAGACTTTTGTATATTCACATTGAATCTGGAAAAATTTCGTATTTTTCTTTTAAAACTGATGAATCCGCCTTGAAATCTAAGCTTGAAAGTTGACTATTAGACAATAATTATCAAAATGGAACTTTATTTTTAATTTCTGATAATTATCAAGAAACATCATTAGCTCTTGGGGCTCTACGAAATTTATTAGCACAAAAATACAACCTTATTATTAATAAAAATGAATTTAAATTTGCCTGAATTATTAACTGACCGCTTTTTGAGCTTGATTCAAATCAGCAAATAACTTCCGCTCACCACCCATTTACGGCACCTGTTGCTGAAAATATTGAATTTTTAGATATTGATCCTATAAAAGTTCGTGCTCAATCTTATGATCTTGTGCTTAATGGTTTTGAACTTGGCTCAGGTTCAATAAGAATTAATAATTCTGAATTACAAAGCAAAATTTTTAGAATTTTAGGTCTTAATCAAGATCAAATCAACCTTCAATTTGGCAGTCTTTTAAAAGCTTTTAATTTTGGAGTTCCACCTCATGGAGGCTTTGCTTTTGGTCTTGACCGTCTAATTATGATTTTATTACAAACGAACTCAATTCGTGATGTTATTGCTTTCCCAGTAAATTCAAAAGGTTTGGACTTATTACTAAATTCACCTTCATCAATAAATCCTGAATTATTATCTGAATACAATATCAAAATTAGCGACACAGATAAAGAATAA
- a CDS encoding IS3 family transposase, producing the protein MSRHFKKDEFDMIYKIYNEFGLKKTINYINDISPETNFITRTQLLRRIKKIIRYYNNGMQDQLLDKKGANRKPGSGKKPKKPIEPDWNEFTKEELIVIAKRYYEINKNKLKSGKISEAKTLSIPYSKSAKIFNVCRQSVAKSKTKVIKVREHKNDAIIKKSFLDNKGRYGRIRLSAYISMKYNIDINARSLGRHLKRLNLVCKIRKKRRKSEIKNTKFALPDIVKRDYNDKLNRNIFATDITYIKAPRDVKENHVFLSVIIEHKTKKIRDFKLSVSNDLNLVMDNIKTFRSIDKNFVIHSDHGFQYTSKTYIDKINKMGGTVSLSRIGNSLDNREAEYWFSIIKSECLNELNYSKITFEDLKKIIADYIFWYNNDRIQSILNWKTPQQYAMML; encoded by the coding sequence ATGTCAAGACACTTTAAAAAAGACGAGTTTGATATGATTTATAAAATTTACAATGAATTTGGATTAAAAAAAACAATAAATTATATAAATGATATTTCGCCAGAAACAAATTTTATAACCAGAACACAACTACTTCGAAGAATCAAAAAAATTATTCGGTATTATAATAATGGTATGCAAGATCAATTATTAGATAAAAAAGGTGCGAACAGAAAGCCAGGGAGTGGCAAAAAACCTAAAAAACCAATTGAACCTGATTGAAACGAATTTACAAAAGAAGAATTAATAGTAATAGCTAAGAGATATTACGAAATCAATAAAAATAAATTAAAATCAGGAAAAATTAGTGAAGCCAAAACGCTAAGTATTCCCTATAGCAAATCTGCAAAAATTTTTAATGTATGCAGACAATCAGTGGCAAAATCTAAAACTAAAGTTATAAAAGTAAGGGAACACAAAAATGATGCAATAATTAAAAAATCCTTTCTTGATAACAAAGGTAGATATGGTCGCATAAGGTTGAGTGCTTATATTTCTATGAAATATAATATTGACATTAACGCTCGAAGTCTTGGAAGACATTTAAAAAGATTGAATTTAGTATGCAAAATTAGGAAAAAAAGAAGAAAGAGCGAAATTAAGAACACCAAATTCGCACTGCCGGATATTGTTAAACGCGATTACAATGATAAATTAAATAGAAATATTTTTGCTACTGATATTACATATATAAAAGCTCCCAGAGATGTTAAGGAAAACCATGTATTTTTGTCTGTAATAATTGAGCATAAAACTAAAAAAATCAGAGATTTTAAATTATCTGTAAGCAATGATCTTAATTTAGTTATGGATAATATAAAGACATTTAGGTCTATTGATAAAAATTTTGTTATTCATTCAGACCATGGATTTCAATACACTTCAAAAACCTATATTGACAAAATAAATAAAATGGGAGGAACTGTTTCATTGTCTCGCATAGGAAATTCTTTGGATAATAGGGAGGCTGAATACTGATTTTCGATTATAAAAAGTGAATGCTTAAACGAGTTAAACTACAGTAAAATAACTTTTGAAGATCTGAAAAAAATAATTGCAGATTATATATTTTGATACAACAACGATAGAATTCAATCGATTTTAAATTGAAAAACACCACAGCAATATGCTATGATGTTATAA
- a CDS encoding ABC transporter ATP-binding protein: MIKIQNLTKKIDDRFIFSSLNLEIPSNKVTFVVGESGIGKTTLINLIAGFTKKDSGNISFFDENGSEIKKPLVDVVFQDFNLIEKITSNDNILIGNNVINKLLDKNALNQNANLMSIKTEQLEQKVNNLSGGERQRIAILRSLSRDSSFILLDEPTRNLDIENAKIVFENLANISKNKTILVVSHNLDLAKKYADKIVYIEKNKITEEIFDKNSQNQSLIAKNSDLKYQKTAKNSKLSKIKQEFKTGFLLTITDFKSKLTSSILFILLFLTSFFGTLLFGVLNLNISSTNLQNTIEYQLDSVVITKKPNGEISTFSTDEITKLQEDNPKIVKIVPFFSFPKVTFTYGDKTEFDSSVDYIDESDFFKNRFIFDNKNLVGRNIQNKDEIIISKSLATKFNIEEPNNQKISVPIFRNTAVDLKVVGISSLATLDRLNFSFLHHKFFELAKPMQKNNGPNENLDNNKPEKIDPWILKLYFNIDDDLANNIENFTKNNKEFEIQSSLGGISKSILNTQSFTNIVIGAILVLFIIILLIQTVFYAKNLSDSKMKLIGILKALSAKTWQIFFYHWLNIIIISLFILFINSVVFLPSMGKIYTAIIGQDILLPSLNQVGTLLIIIWLIMFASISVIYLIISWLSYRKPVIKLLKFEQF; this comes from the coding sequence ATGATAAAAATTCAAAATTTAACAAAAAAAATTGATGACAGATTTATTTTTAGTTCACTAAATCTTGAAATTCCTTCGAACAAAGTAACTTTTGTAGTTGGTGAATCAGGAATCGGTAAAACAACTCTTATTAATTTAATTGCCGGTTTTACAAAAAAAGATAGTGGAAACATTTCTTTTTTTGATGAAAATGGTTCTGAAATTAAAAAACCGTTAGTTGATGTTGTTTTTCAAGATTTTAATTTAATTGAAAAAATTACATCTAATGACAATATTTTGATAGGAAATAATGTAATAAATAAACTTTTAGACAAAAATGCATTAAATCAAAATGCAAATTTAATGTCGATAAAAACTGAACAACTTGAACAAAAAGTAAATAATTTATCTGGCGGCGAAAGGCAAAGAATTGCAATTTTACGCTCACTTTCACGCGATAGTAGTTTTATATTACTTGATGAACCAACAAGAAATTTAGATATTGAAAATGCAAAAATTGTATTTGAAAATTTAGCTAATATTTCCAAGAATAAAACTATTTTAGTAGTTAGTCATAACCTTGATTTAGCAAAAAAATATGCCGACAAAATTGTTTATATTGAAAAAAACAAAATTACTGAGGAAATTTTTGACAAAAATAGCCAAAATCAGTCCTTAATTGCTAAAAACAGTGATTTAAAATATCAAAAAACTGCTAAAAATTCAAAACTTTCGAAAATTAAACAGGAATTTAAAACAGGTTTTTTATTAACAATTACAGATTTTAAATCAAAACTTACTTCAAGTATTTTATTTATATTGCTTTTTTTAACCAGTTTTTTTGGGACATTATTATTTGGCGTCTTAAATTTAAATATTAGCAGCACTAATTTGCAAAACACGATTGAATATCAATTAGATTCGGTTGTAATAACCAAAAAACCAAATGGAGAAATAAGCACATTTTCTACTGATGAAATCACAAAACTTCAAGAAGATAACCCAAAAATTGTAAAAATTGTTCCTTTTTTTAGTTTTCCTAAGGTTACTTTCACTTATGGCGATAAGACAGAGTTTGATTCTTCTGTTGACTATATTGATGAAAGTGATTTTTTTAAAAACAGATTTATTTTTGACAACAAAAATTTAGTAGGCAGAAATATTCAAAACAAAGATGAAATAATAATTTCAAAATCGCTGGCAACAAAATTTAATATAGAAGAACCAAACAATCAAAAAATTAGTGTTCCTATTTTTCGAAACACAGCCGTAGATCTAAAAGTAGTTGGTATAAGTAGTTTGGCTACTTTAGATAGATTAAATTTTAGCTTTTTACATCATAAATTTTTTGAACTAGCAAAACCTATGCAAAAAAACAACGGGCCAAATGAAAATCTTGACAACAATAAGCCAGAAAAAATTGACCCATGAATATTGAAACTGTATTTTAATATTGATGATGATTTAGCTAATAATATTGAAAACTTTACTAAAAACAACAAAGAATTTGAAATCCAATCGTCTCTAGGTGGTATATCAAAATCAATATTAAATACACAATCATTTACAAATATAGTTATTGGTGCTATTTTAGTTTTATTTATTATAATTTTGCTAATTCAGACAGTCTTTTATGCTAAAAATCTGAGCGATTCAAAAATGAAATTAATTGGAATTCTTAAGGCATTAAGCGCTAAAACCTGACAAATTTTCTTTTACCATTGGCTAAATATTATTATAATTTCACTCTTTATTTTGTTTATTAATTCAGTTGTTTTTCTTCCGTCAATGGGAAAAATTTATACCGCAATAATTGGTCAAGATATTTTGCTGCCCTCACTAAACCAAGTTGGGACTTTACTTATAATAATATGACTGATAATGTTCGCGTCTATTTCGGTAATTTACCTAATAATTTCTTGACTAAGCTATCGTAAACCGGTAATTAAATTGCTAAAATTTGAGCAATTCTAA